The following coding sequences lie in one Leptospira ryugenii genomic window:
- the meaB gene encoding methylmalonyl Co-A mutase-associated GTPase MeaB, with amino-acid sequence MPGVSDVPSLNPYVAEQRKFQKKRIYTPEELAEGILSGNRTLLSKAITLVESNREDHNEIAQSILEKVLPSSGKSIRIGITGVPGVGKSTFIEGFGNHILSLGRKLAVLAIDPSSQLTHGSILGDKTRMESLAKSENAFIRPSPSSGSLGGVARKTRESIYLCEAAGFDTIIIETVGVGQSETQVHSMVDFFLLLMLAGAGDELQGIKRGIMEMADLIAINKADGKNEPYATRAKAEYESALHLFPPAASGWMPRAVTCSGQYGKGIDEIWNLALDYQRHTTKSGYFQKNREEQITLWFRETLKEAILDQFLEREGMRDRIHLAESKIGQGKSSVIQEIKGLLKT; translated from the coding sequence ATGCCCGGGGTGTCCGATGTTCCGTCACTAAACCCTTACGTTGCAGAACAAAGAAAATTCCAAAAAAAGCGTATCTATACCCCTGAAGAATTAGCGGAAGGAATCCTATCCGGGAATCGTACTCTCCTATCGAAGGCAATTACCCTCGTGGAAAGTAACAGAGAAGATCACAATGAAATCGCTCAATCCATTCTTGAAAAAGTCCTACCAAGTTCGGGCAAAAGTATACGCATTGGGATTACTGGTGTGCCTGGAGTTGGGAAATCTACTTTTATCGAGGGCTTTGGAAATCACATCCTCTCTTTAGGTCGGAAGTTAGCCGTACTTGCCATTGATCCAAGCTCTCAACTAACACATGGTAGTATTTTAGGCGACAAGACAAGAATGGAGTCACTAGCCAAATCAGAAAATGCATTCATTCGACCTTCACCTAGCAGTGGATCTTTAGGTGGAGTCGCGAGAAAAACTCGAGAATCCATTTATCTCTGCGAAGCGGCAGGTTTTGACACCATCATTATTGAAACTGTGGGAGTTGGGCAATCTGAGACGCAGGTGCATTCTATGGTCGATTTCTTTTTGCTATTGATGCTTGCAGGAGCAGGCGACGAATTACAAGGCATCAAAAGAGGAATTATGGAAATGGCTGATTTAATCGCCATCAACAAAGCAGATGGGAAAAATGAACCTTATGCGACCCGAGCAAAGGCTGAATATGAATCTGCCTTACATCTTTTCCCGCCAGCGGCTTCTGGTTGGATGCCTAGAGCAGTTACTTGCAGTGGGCAGTATGGGAAAGGGATAGATGAAATATGGAATCTAGCACTCGATTACCAAAGGCATACAACTAAGTCAGGATACTTTCAAAAAAACCGAGAAGAACAAATCACGTTATGGTTCCGTGAAACTCTAAAAGAAGCTATTTTGGATCAATTTTTAGAAAGAGAAGGTATGCGTGATAGGATACATTTGGCTGAAAGTAAGATAGGCCAAGGAAAATCCTCTGTCATCCAAGAAATCAAAGGTCTATTAAAAACCTAA
- a CDS encoding PilZ domain-containing protein, with translation MSSEKRVYQRIKEKILLQYRVIQVGSDQHFLPKDNGMGESQDISIGGLLFQSKEPIPVGAKLELELRFPDVRYVLYPKAKVVRLEEFADGEYYEIGLEFNQLFENDKNLIEEHIKKLS, from the coding sequence ATGTCTTCCGAAAAGAGAGTCTACCAGAGGATCAAAGAAAAGATACTCTTGCAATACCGAGTCATACAGGTAGGCTCCGATCAACACTTTCTTCCTAAAGACAATGGGATGGGAGAGTCGCAGGATATCTCCATTGGGGGTTTACTTTTCCAAAGTAAAGAACCCATTCCTGTGGGTGCCAAACTAGAACTTGAGTTGCGTTTTCCTGATGTACGTTATGTACTTTATCCAAAGGCAAAAGTGGTGAGATTGGAAGAGTTTGCGGATGGGGAGTATTATGAAATTGGTTTAGAGTTCAACCAACTATTCGAAAACGATAAAAATCTCATCGAAGAACATATAAAAAAATTGTCTTAA
- a CDS encoding efflux RND transporter permease subunit, with translation MSIASFSIKRPIFISSIVILMVFTGYISLKRIGVDLFPDINIPFVVVSTVYPGAGPEEIETSISKLLEEELSSISGLKKITSRNQEGISIVSAEFTLTTDIKYAEQQVRDRTARVRPKLPEAAKEPLVQRFDPSDQPVMRISLFADLPDAELYDLAKEQIKTKLEQVNNVGAVKIIGGTRREVRIELDRNRLNQYQISALSIANQIKNSGTNIPAGKVDSGAIETSFRTVAKYESLSQIENTVVSFGGELGRGVLVKDLGNVLDSLQDKQTLGYLYAPVSSEEQEEPSFLGKLLFKYEPPQKTRVQKKALFLDVYKQSGANTVEVADGVLIKIKQINEKMIGQAGSPKLILIRDGSHWIRANIEDVTIAIVLGILLAVLVVYLFLGNVRSTIITGMALPNSMLGAFIIMYAMGFTMNVMTLLALSLAVGLLVDDAIVVRENIFRKLEEGESVLVAAQKGTEEVTLAVIGTSLTVIAVFLPIGFLSGIVGQFFKQFGLTVVFAMIISLFDGLTVAPMLSAYFAGQTTHGGKKNIVLVYFDAFQNKLDRLYAKVMGFALKRPAIVLLLTFLTLFCSLLSLKFVKKTFLPASDQGEFMVNIEMSPGTSLSGTYERVEEIQKVLIDKIPEIDLLATVVGNTDGESNIATIAVALLPSEYRKRSTAETKDQVREILIPYANVRPKVNDYSAIGGGVQYPFNLNIKGENLKDLEEYSQKVMKELKGIQDLTDIDTSYRTGKPEFQVVPDRSKMQAVGVVAGVMGAELRYHVEGAEVAKFVQNGIEYDVRLRLKEEQRDLGKYFYETKVPNIQNRMIPLSAVANSKISSSPARIIREDRSRVIPINANLTPNGAIASATEAAAKILKEKIPPPPGISYAFVGQSEDFKELMQNIILAFGMALIFIYLVLSSLYESFITPITILFAIPPAISGAFYALAITGEMLNLFSMIGLILLMGLVAKNSILLVDHAILEMRERGMSRTEAIFDAGAKRLRPILMTSLAMIAGTMPIAFGIGEASKSRTAMGIAIIGGLVLSTVITLVVVPAVFGYVDRLREYIEGKFRPDFGGEINADKH, from the coding sequence TTGAGTATCGCTTCTTTTTCGATCAAACGTCCGATTTTTATTTCATCCATCGTAATTTTGATGGTCTTTACAGGCTATATAAGCCTTAAGAGAATAGGGGTAGATCTTTTTCCGGATATCAATATTCCATTTGTGGTTGTTTCCACCGTTTATCCTGGTGCCGGCCCAGAAGAGATTGAAACATCGATCTCCAAATTATTAGAAGAAGAGCTCAGTTCGATTTCTGGATTGAAAAAAATTACATCTAGAAATCAGGAAGGTATTTCTATTGTCTCTGCTGAATTCACCTTGACTACGGACATAAAATACGCAGAGCAGCAAGTCCGTGATCGCACCGCCCGAGTCAGACCAAAATTACCCGAAGCAGCAAAGGAACCTCTAGTCCAAAGATTTGATCCTTCAGACCAACCAGTCATGCGTATCTCATTGTTTGCGGACTTACCAGATGCTGAATTGTATGACCTGGCAAAAGAGCAAATCAAAACCAAACTAGAGCAAGTAAATAATGTTGGAGCGGTGAAGATCATAGGTGGAACGAGGAGGGAAGTTCGGATTGAACTAGATCGCAATCGCCTAAACCAATACCAGATCTCTGCTCTTTCCATCGCTAACCAAATCAAAAATTCAGGTACCAACATTCCTGCTGGGAAAGTGGACTCAGGCGCTATAGAAACATCCTTTCGGACCGTGGCAAAATATGAATCTCTTTCTCAAATAGAGAACACAGTGGTTTCTTTTGGTGGCGAATTGGGCAGAGGAGTACTGGTAAAGGATTTAGGAAATGTGTTAGATTCTTTGCAAGACAAACAAACGCTTGGTTATTTATACGCTCCAGTTTCATCAGAAGAACAAGAAGAACCAAGCTTTCTAGGAAAGTTGCTTTTTAAATATGAGCCTCCCCAAAAAACAAGAGTTCAAAAAAAGGCATTGTTTCTGGATGTTTACAAACAATCCGGCGCAAACACAGTAGAAGTTGCAGATGGCGTACTTATAAAAATCAAACAAATCAATGAAAAGATGATAGGTCAGGCGGGTTCGCCAAAATTGATTTTAATCCGTGATGGTTCTCATTGGATACGGGCAAATATTGAAGATGTTACAATTGCCATCGTTCTTGGGATACTCTTAGCAGTTCTCGTTGTTTATCTATTTTTGGGCAATGTTCGTTCTACAATAATCACTGGTATGGCACTCCCCAATTCTATGTTAGGTGCATTTATCATCATGTATGCCATGGGTTTTACTATGAATGTGATGACTCTTTTAGCTCTTTCTTTGGCTGTTGGACTATTGGTAGATGATGCAATCGTTGTTCGGGAAAATATATTTCGTAAATTAGAAGAGGGTGAGTCTGTTCTCGTTGCTGCCCAAAAAGGAACTGAAGAGGTAACCTTAGCTGTGATTGGAACCTCTCTCACAGTAATTGCGGTTTTTTTGCCTATTGGCTTTTTATCAGGGATCGTTGGACAATTCTTTAAACAGTTCGGACTTACTGTGGTGTTTGCCATGATCATTTCTTTATTTGATGGACTAACTGTTGCCCCAATGTTATCAGCATACTTTGCGGGCCAAACAACTCATGGTGGAAAGAAAAATATCGTTCTGGTTTATTTTGATGCATTTCAAAATAAATTAGACAGACTGTACGCAAAAGTCATGGGTTTTGCCTTAAAAAGGCCGGCCATAGTTCTGTTACTAACGTTTTTGACTTTATTTTGTAGTTTGCTATCACTTAAGTTTGTGAAAAAAACATTTCTCCCTGCCAGTGACCAGGGCGAATTTATGGTAAACATTGAAATGAGTCCTGGTACCTCTCTTTCGGGAACGTATGAACGAGTTGAAGAAATACAAAAAGTCTTGATTGATAAGATTCCAGAGATCGATTTGTTGGCGACTGTTGTTGGAAATACCGACGGTGAATCAAACATCGCAACGATTGCTGTCGCACTACTTCCTTCAGAATATAGAAAAAGATCCACTGCAGAGACAAAAGACCAAGTAAGGGAGATATTAATCCCTTATGCAAATGTCCGTCCAAAAGTTAATGACTATTCTGCAATCGGTGGAGGAGTGCAATATCCTTTTAATTTGAATATCAAAGGTGAAAACCTAAAAGATTTAGAAGAATATTCACAAAAAGTTATGAAGGAGTTAAAAGGTATTCAAGACCTTACCGATATCGATACATCTTACAGGACTGGAAAACCAGAATTTCAAGTTGTCCCTGATCGTTCGAAAATGCAAGCAGTCGGAGTTGTGGCAGGTGTTATGGGGGCTGAGCTTCGGTACCATGTGGAAGGGGCTGAAGTAGCAAAGTTTGTTCAGAATGGGATTGAGTATGATGTACGATTACGATTGAAGGAGGAACAGAGAGATTTGGGTAAGTATTTTTATGAGACAAAGGTTCCTAACATACAAAATCGTATGATACCACTTTCAGCCGTTGCAAACTCAAAAATTAGTAGTTCTCCCGCACGTATCATACGCGAAGATAGATCTCGTGTGATTCCAATCAATGCCAATCTTACTCCCAATGGAGCGATTGCTTCAGCAACTGAGGCAGCAGCGAAGATCCTAAAAGAAAAAATTCCACCACCACCTGGTATAAGTTATGCGTTTGTTGGGCAATCAGAAGATTTTAAGGAACTGATGCAAAACATCATTCTAGCATTTGGGATGGCATTGATCTTTATTTATCTTGTTTTATCCTCACTCTATGAATCTTTCATCACTCCAATCACAATTTTATTTGCGATACCACCTGCGATATCAGGTGCATTCTATGCCTTGGCAATTACGGGAGAGATGTTAAATTTGTTTAGTATGATCGGATTGATATTGTTAATGGGGCTTGTGGCAAAAAACTCGATCTTGTTAGTTGATCATGCCATTTTAGAAATGAGGGAACGAGGAATGTCACGAACCGAAGCAATCTTCGATGCTGGTGCCAAACGCTTACGACCGATTTTAATGACTTCCCTGGCCATGATCGCAGGTACGATGCCAATTGCTTTTGGGATAGGTGAAGCTTCTAAATCTCGAACTGCCATGGGGATAGCGATCATCGGAGGTTTGGTTTTATCTACAGTGATCACTCTCGTTGTCGTACCGGCTGTCTTTGGCTATGTAGACCGTTTACGTGAATATATTGAGGGGAAATTTCGACCAGATTTTGGTGGAGAGATAAATGCGGACAAACACTAA
- a CDS encoding C1 family peptidase, translating to MKRNGILALTLVSISILSFVGFLSRPIKGDPTNQSPFPTGTQIDPFELFESVPEYKVDETFTLPNQVSLESLYPPPGNQVKQKNSAAFAVGYGLVSFLVAKDKGKKNLKDLDPRSENGTASVYSPAYIYHSLNGGRDQGISLLDALFFVQSRGSVSLREYPYLADTFKVRPNANLIEVGRQNRIEEIQKVNTTQIKYIKYLLAKEKPVVTNILCFDDFLQFKGSSVYKFKNSKQTFGAQSVVVIGYDDDLRAFRILNSWGKEWGDQGYAWIDYTSFQQLTQIAYTAILSRDRFTLQKENDLFELLESDAWQGIAPPKDVYASKGEFENKIRVVWTKVPQVIGYEIYRRRKNEKKFELVGLSRSHSFEDFGVQKNQTYTYRIVSLTEEKSSKPSHESNESFASTEQKITELLPITNLEASKGIYNDRILLTWDPHLSADQYSIYKWNASSKLFKFLGKTNQTKFIDFKASKNGDVEVYRVVPSKGNLMADGSSYAGGYLDPLQQLRNPPDQIFVSKGELNRQILVRWNEIPAAKNYLVLRTKSGESDWGIIARTKETEFIDSDFSQSDYLYAIVVQFEDLSYSLPSKLESGYVNLTAARGERSKTPLISFTNDKKQGLMLRWNQLKNVESYQLYVRTKENKKWNLLRKIDANETEIPIPDLSKQTFHFLALTAKESNKEESFFSNSLVYVQTEPVKDLKKVRTFGESNLSRFLGPWTAMYWDGKSSVKPIKLDIESLSDDEFVLKWNQKEFFRGSYIIDALLIEEKGKWKIQLSNQYDSLSAEVYEKDLLPEKSRLSFVRE from the coding sequence ATGAAACGAAACGGAATCCTCGCCCTCACCTTGGTTTCGATATCGATTTTGTCTTTTGTGGGTTTCCTATCACGCCCCATCAAAGGTGACCCAACAAACCAATCCCCCTTTCCTACTGGAACACAGATTGACCCTTTTGAACTCTTTGAGTCCGTACCGGAATACAAAGTTGATGAGACCTTCACTCTACCAAACCAAGTCTCTTTGGAAAGCCTTTACCCTCCTCCTGGAAATCAGGTGAAACAAAAAAACAGCGCTGCCTTTGCGGTGGGCTATGGACTCGTTTCCTTTCTGGTCGCAAAAGACAAGGGCAAGAAAAATCTTAAAGACCTAGACCCAAGATCAGAGAATGGGACAGCCTCTGTCTATTCACCAGCGTATATCTATCATTCCTTGAATGGTGGCCGTGACCAAGGCATCTCTCTTCTGGACGCTCTTTTCTTCGTACAAAGTAGAGGCTCGGTTTCTTTAAGAGAATACCCTTATCTCGCGGATACATTTAAAGTCAGGCCAAATGCCAATCTCATTGAAGTGGGTAGACAAAACCGAATCGAAGAAATTCAAAAGGTCAACACGACACAAATTAAATATATAAAGTATCTCCTGGCCAAAGAGAAACCAGTTGTTACGAATATCTTATGCTTTGATGACTTCCTTCAATTTAAAGGAAGTTCTGTTTACAAATTTAAGAACTCCAAACAAACATTTGGTGCTCAATCCGTAGTTGTAATCGGATATGATGATGATTTGCGTGCTTTTCGTATTTTAAATTCTTGGGGAAAGGAATGGGGAGACCAAGGTTATGCTTGGATTGATTATACCAGTTTCCAACAATTGACGCAAATCGCCTATACTGCCATTCTATCGCGTGACCGATTTACCTTACAAAAGGAAAATGATCTATTTGAGCTACTTGAATCGGATGCCTGGCAAGGAATAGCCCCACCAAAAGATGTGTATGCATCTAAAGGAGAATTTGAAAATAAGATCCGCGTAGTTTGGACAAAAGTTCCACAGGTTATCGGTTATGAGATTTACCGAAGACGGAAGAATGAAAAGAAATTTGAATTGGTCGGACTATCTAGGAGCCATAGTTTTGAAGACTTTGGGGTACAAAAAAATCAAACCTACACCTATCGTATTGTTAGCCTAACCGAAGAAAAATCTTCAAAGCCATCTCATGAGTCAAATGAAAGTTTTGCTTCGACCGAACAAAAGATTACTGAACTTTTACCCATCACTAACTTGGAAGCGAGTAAAGGTATTTATAATGATAGGATCCTACTCACTTGGGATCCCCATCTCAGTGCGGATCAATATTCCATATATAAATGGAATGCTAGTTCAAAACTTTTTAAGTTTTTAGGTAAAACAAACCAGACAAAATTTATAGATTTCAAAGCGAGCAAGAACGGAGACGTCGAAGTCTACAGAGTTGTACCTAGCAAAGGAAATTTAATGGCGGATGGTTCTAGTTATGCGGGAGGATACCTCGATCCTTTACAACAGCTCAGAAATCCTCCCGATCAAATTTTTGTTTCAAAAGGTGAGTTGAACCGTCAAATTTTAGTTCGCTGGAACGAAATTCCTGCCGCAAAGAACTACCTAGTTTTGAGGACCAAAAGTGGGGAAAGTGATTGGGGAATCATTGCAAGGACTAAGGAGACGGAGTTCATTGACTCTGACTTTTCTCAATCTGATTATCTATATGCAATCGTTGTTCAGTTTGAAGACCTAAGTTATTCCCTTCCGTCTAAATTAGAAAGTGGCTATGTAAATCTCACAGCCGCACGAGGAGAAAGAAGTAAAACCCCTTTGATCAGTTTCACAAATGATAAAAAACAAGGACTGATGCTAAGGTGGAACCAATTGAAGAATGTGGAAAGTTATCAACTTTACGTAAGAACTAAGGAAAATAAAAAATGGAACTTACTGAGAAAGATTGATGCCAATGAAACTGAGATCCCTATCCCAGATTTGAGCAAACAAACCTTCCATTTTTTAGCACTCACAGCAAAAGAAAGCAACAAAGAGGAAAGTTTCTTCTCAAACTCTCTTGTTTACGTGCAAACAGAACCAGTTAAAGACTTAAAAAAAGTGAGGACTTTTGGTGAGTCCAATCTAAGTCGATTCCTCGGACCATGGACCGCTATGTATTGGGATGGTAAATCATCTGTGAAGCCGATCAAACTAGATATAGAATCATTGTCTGATGACGAATTTGTTTTGAAGTGGAACCAAAAAGAATTTTTCCGAGGAAGCTACATCATAGATGCTCTTCTCATAGAAGAAAAAGGAAAATGGAAAATCCAATTGTCAAATCAGTATGATTCCTTATCTGCTGAAGTCTACGAGAAAGATTTACTGCCAGAAAAAAGCCGATTGTCCTTTGTACGAGAATAA
- a CDS encoding LA_0364 family Cys-rich lipoprotein, which translates to MKFLIFISLFSVLFIANCGAPFSPRSECIQRNRCSTIEGECFLRNDLYYKFVTNSPNYSEADLAILSQSCLGLRNRCRKNCESSTLF; encoded by the coding sequence GTGAAATTTTTGATTTTCATTAGTTTATTTTCGGTTCTATTTATAGCCAATTGCGGGGCCCCTTTTTCACCACGTTCTGAATGTATCCAGAGGAATCGGTGCTCTACGATAGAAGGGGAATGCTTTTTAAGAAATGATTTATATTATAAATTTGTAACCAATTCGCCAAACTATTCAGAGGCAGATCTCGCAATCCTTTCACAATCATGCCTGGGCCTACGAAACCGATGCCGAAAGAATTGTGAGAGCTCTACACTATTTTAG
- a CDS encoding UTP--glucose-1-phosphate uridylyltransferase, whose protein sequence is MPVSKETSDQLIREKMKREGLSEAFIQDFLDKVDQVRKGETGIVSWETVGDLDPIQDEITLEQIQSHYPETKANLAKLVVIKLNGGLGTSMGLEKAKSLIPIKDNRSFLSVMADQVTYIRNHYGIEIPLILMDSYNTQEDSQAELKRIGFQQTLPTSFLQHKVPRLSKDDFVPVSLTKPKEEWCPPGHGDIHFTLVETGLIDSLIEKGYEIAFLSNGDNLGATVDSHIVSFMLEEGIQFAMEMTPKTLADKKGGAIYRKLIDGKFTQFELLETAQVPKEHEHEFSGLGKFRTFSTNNLWINLRALRDRFNSGNFSLSLIVNPKKVEGQDVLQLETAMGSAVGNFSKFKGIIIPRDRFAPVKKTEDYLIRRSDAYSLNKDFSLTMSAERKKLGLGEMLVTLDEKYYKKINDFDQLFKVYPSLVKCEELEIHGEVVFDQAISIEGKVIIKNETGKRKNISELNLKTVTNQTLHF, encoded by the coding sequence ATGCCAGTCTCAAAAGAAACTTCTGATCAATTGATCCGCGAGAAAATGAAACGTGAAGGATTGAGTGAGGCTTTCATTCAAGATTTTTTAGATAAGGTGGACCAAGTTCGAAAAGGAGAAACGGGAATCGTATCTTGGGAAACCGTCGGAGATTTAGACCCAATACAAGATGAGATCACCCTAGAGCAAATCCAAAGCCACTACCCAGAAACAAAAGCCAACTTAGCAAAGTTAGTTGTAATCAAATTAAATGGAGGTCTTGGTACCTCCATGGGTTTAGAAAAAGCAAAATCACTAATACCAATCAAAGACAATCGTTCCTTTTTATCTGTCATGGCTGACCAGGTTACCTACATTCGGAATCATTATGGCATTGAGATTCCTTTAATTTTAATGGATTCCTATAATACCCAAGAAGATTCACAAGCTGAACTGAAAAGAATTGGATTCCAGCAAACATTGCCCACAAGTTTTCTCCAACACAAAGTCCCTCGCCTAAGCAAAGATGACTTTGTTCCTGTGTCTTTAACAAAACCCAAAGAAGAGTGGTGTCCACCTGGACATGGAGATATTCATTTTACCTTAGTGGAAACTGGATTGATAGACTCATTAATTGAAAAAGGTTATGAGATCGCGTTTCTATCCAATGGCGATAACTTAGGTGCGACAGTTGATTCTCATATAGTTTCCTTTATGTTAGAAGAAGGGATTCAGTTTGCAATGGAAATGACGCCAAAAACCCTTGCAGATAAAAAAGGAGGCGCCATTTATCGTAAGTTAATTGATGGGAAATTCACTCAATTTGAACTTTTAGAGACAGCCCAAGTTCCAAAAGAACATGAACATGAATTTAGTGGCCTCGGTAAATTTCGGACGTTTTCCACAAACAACCTCTGGATCAATCTACGCGCATTGCGGGATAGATTTAACAGTGGGAATTTTTCGCTCTCCTTAATTGTAAATCCCAAAAAGGTGGAAGGACAGGACGTCCTCCAATTGGAGACTGCTATGGGCTCTGCTGTCGGAAATTTCTCAAAGTTTAAAGGGATCATAATCCCCCGAGATCGATTTGCCCCTGTTAAAAAAACGGAAGATTATTTGATCAGGCGAAGCGATGCGTATTCATTAAATAAAGACTTTTCTCTTACAATGTCTGCCGAAAGGAAAAAACTTGGATTAGGTGAGATGTTGGTCACATTAGATGAAAAGTATTACAAGAAAATCAATGACTTTGATCAATTGTTTAAAGTTTACCCATCATTAGTGAAATGTGAAGAGCTGGAAATCCATGGCGAAGTGGTTTTTGATCAGGCAATTTCCATTGAAGGGAAAGTTATCATCAAAAATGAGACTGGAAAACGCAAAAACATATCCGAGCTAAACCTTAAAACGGTTACAAACCAAACGCTGCATTTCTAA
- a CDS encoding OmpP1/FadL family transporter, whose protein sequence is MTYRQKSLLLLSLFLYLALVPSLYASEPFHNIQGFYGERAAGLAGAFTAIADDPSGAYYNPAGLGFTYHDGISISASNFKNVKRSYINIDTPGQTYNQTHRGFDPNFIGLLKNYDRWKFAFSIVNTYNYEYNRADQVNYPLVAPSINTTRNYTKERYNQLLIGPSLAYLINDRLSVGATLYYINDTKDISRTQFQQFSDLSYVMRSFVDNRTTSGLMPVLGIQFQPMPKLSLGASIRRTIVTGGSRLYNEVYVDSLRPRGSSAVDFIEGTGSGFSSVENGAITSRPKMITSIPETTELRAGVAYFPSSRFLASFDIIHTSGYKKFRSQDQVSVRGNRVTYALNDQEIRELTRFATTNFAFGMEYYLADTFSVLGGIFTNEPNTKPISWTDSAIDLYLQSVIGNQLRAGNENTSLVYNIARTGTDPRNEYSKNRGFSIGFSWQTSKSSLSVTLIQENGRGNSRIDPNSLSQAFEYSAQSIYIMVSSKN, encoded by the coding sequence ATGACATACAGACAAAAATCCCTTCTACTTCTTTCTTTATTCTTATACTTAGCTTTGGTTCCGAGTCTCTATGCATCTGAACCTTTCCATAATATCCAAGGATTTTATGGGGAACGGGCGGCAGGGCTTGCGGGAGCATTTACCGCGATTGCAGATGATCCATCGGGAGCCTACTACAACCCTGCTGGATTAGGTTTTACCTATCATGATGGCATTTCGATCTCAGCTAGTAACTTCAAAAATGTAAAAAGAAGCTACATCAATATTGATACACCAGGACAAACCTATAACCAAACACATAGAGGTTTTGATCCAAATTTCATAGGACTACTCAAAAACTACGATCGATGGAAATTCGCCTTCTCCATTGTAAATACATACAATTACGAATACAACCGGGCTGACCAGGTAAACTACCCCTTGGTTGCCCCTAGCATCAATACGACAAGGAACTATACCAAAGAAAGATACAATCAGTTGCTAATCGGTCCAAGCCTTGCCTATTTGATCAATGACCGTCTTTCCGTTGGGGCTACACTCTATTATATCAATGACACCAAGGATATATCTCGGACTCAATTCCAACAATTCTCAGACTTGTCTTACGTGATGCGGAGTTTCGTAGACAATCGTACTACCTCTGGGCTAATGCCTGTTTTGGGTATACAGTTCCAACCTATGCCTAAACTCTCCTTGGGGGCAAGTATCCGCAGAACGATTGTTACGGGTGGGAGTAGGCTCTATAATGAAGTGTATGTGGATTCTTTAAGGCCACGGGGTAGTTCTGCTGTTGATTTTATTGAAGGTACAGGATCTGGTTTTTCTTCAGTAGAAAATGGTGCGATTACGAGCCGACCAAAAATGATCACATCGATTCCAGAAACCACCGAGCTGAGAGCTGGTGTCGCGTATTTTCCAAGTTCCCGATTTTTGGCCTCCTTTGATATCATACATACGTCAGGATACAAAAAGTTTCGTTCGCAGGACCAAGTAAGTGTTCGGGGCAATCGAGTTACCTACGCTCTGAATGACCAAGAAATTCGTGAGCTCACAAGATTTGCCACCACCAATTTTGCCTTTGGTATGGAATACTACCTGGCAGATACCTTTTCCGTGTTAGGTGGAATTTTTACAAATGAGCCAAATACAAAACCGATATCCTGGACCGACTCCGCCATTGACCTATACTTGCAATCTGTCATAGGAAACCAACTGAGAGCTGGCAATGAAAACACCTCGCTTGTCTATAACATTGCTAGGACAGGGACAGACCCGAGAAATGAATACTCAAAGAATCGAGGCTTTAGCATTGGTTTTTCTTGGCAGACTTCAAAATCATCTCTATCGGTTACTTTGATCCAAGAAAATGGAAGAGGCAATTCCCGGATTGACCCCAATTCACTCTCCCAGGCTTTTGAATACAGTGCGCAGTCTATCTATATCATGGTCTCCTCTAAAAACTAG